The following proteins are encoded in a genomic region of Huiozyma naganishii CBS 8797 chromosome 9, complete genome:
- the PTC5 gene encoding type 2C protein phosphatase PTC5 (similar to Saccharomyces cerevisiae PTC5 (YOR090C); ancestral locus Anc_2.195): protein MSPLHVKGSRWSQCVVPPVRALRMWSRVPGRQSVARWYSVGVRARAVKSTPRGFSWPMAVGAVSSVVGYVAYNRFLSTGGVSLESRSTEPVSGALPTLEQIEAKLHAREKSFWINRNTGVFRFDVSQLPSNNPIEDSHVEQIIALPGDGSRDLYFFGIFDGHGGPFTSSKLAKELVPYVLKRMLHNGLDAADSTLRDAFVSFDHEVVIESFKNLFADPMNRGNVDNILPAVSGSCALLSVFDSKTDSLKVAVTGDSRTLVVGQNETDGKWFVKSCTIDQTGDNPKEVERIQGEHPGEPNVVRRGRILGSLQPSRAFGDHRYKVKEVEGKTLDSLPEHVKLYLRREPKDFLTPPYVTARPEVTTAAIARDNIKFMVMGSDGLFELLTNEEIASLVIKWADRYMPNNKVGEQLRGLPPVEDISAEKESQRLAFRYKDKAPAGGQGFLLQDANVATHLIRNALSAGGRPEYVSTLVSIPAPMSRKYRDDLTVTVAFFGPDSESITHNNSQQGMSINYEASTKPRANL from the coding sequence ATGAGTCCTCTACACGTGAAGGGGAGTCGTTGGTCGCAGTGTGTAGTCCCTCCTGTGCGTGCTTTGAGGATGTGGAGCAGGGTACCGGGTCGTCAATCGGTTGCGAGGTGGTATTCTGTGGGTGTGCGTGCGCGGGCAGTGAAGTCCACCCCGCGAGGGTTTAGTTGGCCCATGGCAGTCGGGGCAGTGTCGAGTGTGGTAGGATACGTCGCTTACAACCGGTTTTTGTCTACCGGTGGTGTCTCGCTGGAGTCGAGATCCACCGAGCCCGTGAGCGGTGCGTTGCCCACTCTGGAACAGATAGAGGCGAAACTGCACGCGCGGGAAAAGAGTTTCTGGATCAACAGGAACACTGGGGTGTTCCGCTTCGATGTCTCGCAGTTGCCCTCTAACAACCCGATTGAGGATAGTCACGTCGAGCAGATTATTGCTCTCCCCGGGGACGGCAGTCGGGACCTGTATTTCTTCGGTATCTTTGACGGGCACGGCGGGCCCTTTACGTCGTCAAAGTTGGCGAAGGAACTCGTACCTTACGTGCTGAAACGCATGCTGCACAATGGCCTGGACGCTGCGGACTCCACGTTGAGGGATGCGTTTGTGTCGTTTGACCACGAGGTCGTCATcgagtccttcaagaatCTGTTCGCAGATCCAATGAACAGAGGGAACGTGGACAATATCTTGCCCGCTGTGTCCGGTTCCTGCGCCCTGTTGAGCGTCTTCGACTCGAAAACAGACTCACTCAAAGTGGCCGTCACTGGTGACTCAAGGACACTTGTCGTTGGGCAGAACGAGACGGATGGCAAGTGGTTCGTGAAGTCGTGCACAATCGACCAAACGGGGGACAACCCAAAGGAGGTGGAGCGTATACAAGGAGAGCACCCTGGTGAACCAAACGTGGTGAGGAGAGGTCGTATTCTGGGGTCTCTACAGCCGTCAAGAGCGTTTGGCGACCACAGGTACAAAGTTAAGGAGGTCGAGGGCAAGACCCTGGACAGCTTGCCCGAGCATGTGAAACTGTACCTGCGGAGGGAGCCCAAGGATTTCTTGACCCCGCCATATGTGACGGCGAGACCCGAGGTCACTACCGCTGCTATTGCCCGGGATAACATCAAGTTCATGGTCATGGGCTCTGACGGGTTATTCGAACTGTTGACCAACGAGGAGATCGCATCTCTGGTCATAAAATGGGCCGACAGGTACATGCCCAACAACAAAGTAGGGGAACAACTGAGAGGTTTACCCCCCGTGGAGGACATCTCCGCGGAGAAGGAGTCCCAGAGGCTCGCGTTCAGGTACAAGGACAAGGCCCCCGCGGGCGGTCAGGGCTTCCTTCTTCAGGACGCAAATGTCGCTACACACTTGATAAGAAACGCACTTAGCGCAGGCGGTAGGCCTGAGTACGTCTCCACTCTCGTGTCGATCCCAGCACCAATGAGCAGGAAATACAGGGACGACCTGACCGTCACGGTGGCCTTCTTCGGCCCGGACAGCGAGTCCATCACGCATAACAACTCGCAGCAAGGTATGTCCATCAATTACGAAGCGTCGACAAAACCTCGTGCAAACTTGTAG
- the YVC1 gene encoding Yvc1p (similar to Saccharomyces cerevisiae YVC1 (YOR087W); ancestral locus Anc_2.198): MTDSSDPEFTASLLPFSQADCTIERAGSIVFDPPTSRQNLCIAVNLKYIIDKTIPLAIDIHKVTCENSAVITDDIVQLAYEACGGNANDKSSLLKYRSVIIFALLNVYKWYEALSIQELHSFDLYQVRAAAAQQLCKIVIDREETRDLHFTFLQLLLRRYSINENDEDSEHLNSLELATDLHCTIVIGCSGFQRCLKWIWRGWIIQSRLDPKTFIKDETVSSLRFLDHFNPDRIKTPMYQNILQLVFCVIFLILYTLVVNGKHSKAVEPLDFTEVVFYLFTFGHISSEISKFYYIGYAYFSFWTCFNDIMYSIICISMYLRFVCFSPMKTTYPPEYWDRISYRILSCAAPFVWSRLLLYLESQRFVGIMLVVLKHMMTESLVFFVLLFLITVGFLQGFLGLDSSDGERNITVPILVNLIITVLGAGSFATFENFVPPYAGVLYYGYCFIVSVILLNILIALYSNAYQKVVDNADEEYMALMSQKALRYIRAPDEDVYVSPFNLIELLMVPVMKVLDKRSQRALSHFVMTFLYAPMLLFVSFKEIGEARRIKYNRMKRLPDDANESDTIWDLTDGYVDNHDNIFSTDNRSGIHATQKKNRESLSMQRQAERLDINFLVPEGWFKKVKTIIEEKDVDPLEKFTENLQRSVDERLDSTDQKIEQLIKTIDQLSNMLKELKGQKEEAH, translated from the coding sequence ATGACAGACTCGTCTGATCCAGAGTTCACTGCATCGTTGTTACCTTTCTCCCAAGCCGACTGCACTATAGAGCGTGCAGGATCCATCGTTTTTGACCCCCCCACTTCGCGACAGAATCTTTGCATTGCTGtaaatttgaaatatatcATTGACAAGACTATCCCGCTGGCAATAGACATTCATAAAGTTACCTGCGAAAATTCTGCTGTTATTACTGATGACATTGTACAACTAGCCTACGAAGCGTGCGGTGGTAATGCAAACGACAAGAGCTCTCTGTTGAAATACAGATCTGTCATCATATTTGCCCTATTGAATGTGTATAAGTGGTACGAGGCTTTGTCAATACAGGAACTGCACAGCTTTGACTTATATCAAGTCAGAGCAGCAGCCGCCCAGCAACTGTGTAAAATTGTGATCGATAGAGAGGAGACAAGAGACCTCCATTTTACCTTTTTGCAGCTGTTATTACGGCGGTACTCGATAAatgaaaatgatgaagacTCTGAGCAtttgaactctttggaGTTAGCTACTGATTTACACTGTACCATAGTAATCGGGTGCAGCGGGTTCCAGAGATGCTTGAAATGGATATGGCGAGGCTGGATTATTCAAAGCAGACTAGATCCGAAAACTTTCATTAAAGATGAAACTGTTTCTTCGTTGCGGTTTCTCGATCATTTCAACCCAGACAGAATCAAGACACCAATGTACCAAAATATCTTACAATTGGTATTTTGTGTCATATTTCTGATTTTGTATACACTGGTTGTCAACGGGAAGCATTCCAAAGCTGTCGAACCTTTGGATTTCACAGAAGTTGTGTTTTATCTGTTCACTTTTGGTCATATTTCTTCGGAAATTTCCAAGTTTTACTACATTGGATATGCAtatttttccttttggaCCTGTTTTAACGATATCATGTACTCAATAATTTGCATTTCGATGTATTTGAGATTCGTGTGCTTTAGTCCCATGAAAACAACGTACCCGCCCGAATATTGGGACCGAATTTCCTACAGAATTTTATCATGCGCGGCACCTTTTGTTTGGTCTCGACTACTGCTATACCTTGAATCTCAAAGATTTGTCGGTATAATGCTTGTAGTCTTGAAGCACATGATGACTGAATCGTTGGTATTTTTTGTGCTACTGTTTTTGATTACCGTCGGGTTTTTGCAAGGGTTTTTGGGGCTGGACTCCTCTGACGGGGAAAGGAATATCACCGTCCCAATTTTGGTTAACCTGATCATTACGGTGCTGGGTGCCGGCAGTTTTGCtacttttgaaaatttcGTGCCGCCCTATGCGGGAGTACTGTACTACGGCTACTGCTTCATTGTTTCCGTTATACTattgaatattttgattGCACTATACTCGAATGCTTATCAAAAAGTGGTTGACAACGCTGATGAAGAGTATATGGCACTGATGTCTCAAAAGGCTTTGAGGTACATCCGTGCTCCTGATGAAGACGTTTACGTTTCGCCATTCAATTTGATTGAACTCCTTATGGTCCCAGTAATGAAGGTTTTAGATAAAAGGAGCCAGAGGGCTTTAAGTCATTTTGTAATGACGTTTTTGTACGCCCCaatgttgttgttcgtTTCCTTCAAGGAAATCGGGGAGGCCAGGAGAATCAAGTATAACCGAATGAAACGTCTACCGGATGATGCAAATGAAAGTGACACGATCTGGGATTTGACAGATGGTTATGTCGACAACCATgataatattttttccaCTGACAATAGGTCTGGGATCCATGCCACgcagaagaaaaatagAGAGTCGTTATCAATGCAAAGGCAGGCTGAAAGGCTGGATATAAACTTCTTAGTACCCGAAGGCTGGTTTAAGAAGGTAAAGACTATTATTGAGGAGAAGGACGTTGACCCACTAGAGAAGTTTACTGAAAATCTTCAGCGCAGCGTCGATGAAAGATTAGACAGTACAGACCAAAAAATCGAGCAGTTGATTAAAACAATCGACCAGCTGAGCAATATGTTAAAGGAGCTCAAGGGACAAAAAGAGGAGGCCCATTAG
- the VPS21 gene encoding Rab family GTPase VPS21 (similar to Saccharomyces cerevisiae YPT53 (YNL093W) and VPS21 (YOR089C); ancestral locus Anc_2.196): protein MNNPVTSIKLVLLGEVAVGKSSIVLRFVSNDFAENKEPTIGAAFLTQRVNINEHTIKFEIWDTAGQERFASLAPMYYRNAQAALVVYDVTKPQSFIKARHWVKELHEQASKDIIIALVGNKIDMLDEDPTERKVAREEGEKLAQEENLLFFETSAKTGANVNEVFLKIGENVPLKQAADGSNNGSGLNVRRDNGWIWQTRLIQPRKPLTVAAESLVVLITKVHISFPERFRTEYGGVAAWAVNLCKTVSWNQP from the coding sequence ATGAACAATCCGGTTACGTCTATAAAACTGGTTCTGCTGGGTGAGGTCGCTGTCGGGAAGTCCTCGATAGTGCTGCGGTTTGTCTCCAATGACTTCGCGGAGAACAAAGAACCCACCATCGGTGCTGCGTTTCTGACCCAGCGGGTTAACATAAATGAGCATACGATAAAGTTTGAGATATGGGACACGGCAGGTCAGGAGCGGTTTGCGTCGTTGGCCCCTATGTACTACAGAAACGCGCAGGCTGCGTTGGTCGTGTACGATGTGACAAAACCACAATCGTTTATCAAGGCTCGACACTGGGTCAAAGAGTTGCACGAACAGGCGTCTAAGGATATTATTATCGCGCTGGTGGGAAATAAAATAGACATGCTGGATGAGGACCCCACTGAGAGGAAAGTGGCTCGTGAGGAGGGGGAGAAACTGGCACAGGAGGAGAActtgctcttctttgaaacgAGTGCAAAGACGGGTGCCAACGTTAACGAAGTGTTCCTGAAGATCGGAGAAAATGTGCCCTTGAAGCAGGCTGCTGACGGGTCTAATAACGGTAGCGGGTTAAATGTCCGGAGAGACAACGGGTGGATCTGGCAAACACGGCTAATTCAACCTCGCAAGCCTCTAACTGTAGCTGCTGAGTCGCTGGTGGTGCTAATAACGAAAGTAcatatttcttttcccGAACGCTTTCGAACTGAGTACGGGGGAGTCGCTGCCTGGGCGGTAAATCTATGTAAAACCGTTAGTTGGAACCAACCGTAA
- the CIT2 gene encoding citrate (Si)-synthase CIT2 (similar to Saccharomyces cerevisiae CIT2 (YCR005C) and CIT1 (YNR001C); ancestral locus Anc_1.422): protein MLHVSKVARVPGGPVRLLSRFYSAPTLKETFGAQVPRLADEVRSFKKEHGKTVIDHVTLEQAYGGMRGIKSMVWEGSVLDPEEGIRFRGLTIPEVKKKLPLSAGGEPLPEGLFWLLLTGEIPSEEQVRQLSADLAARSELPEHVSATLDQLPRDLHPMAQFSIAVTALESESKFAKAYARGVNKSEYWDYTFEDSLDLLGKLPLIASKIYRNVFKDGKLGKVDLTADYGANLSSLLGFANEDFVDLMRLYLTIHSDHEGGNVSAHTTHLVGSALSSPYLSLAAGLNGLAGPLHGRANQEVLEWLFKLRDAVGGDYSRSTIEKYLWDTLNSGRVIPGYGHAVLRKTDPRYTAQREFAQRHFPDYELFKLVSTIYEVAPGVLTKHGKTKNPWPNVDSHSGVLLQYYGLTEASFYTVLFGVSRAFGVLPQLITDRAVGMSIERPKSFSTEKYRQLVALCEKR, encoded by the coding sequence ATGTTGCACGTATCTAAAGTTGCGAGGGTCCCAGGTGGTCCCGTGCGTCTGTTGAGCAGGTTTTACTCTGCCCCGACTTTGAAGGAGACCTTTGGAGCACAGGTGCCGAGACTTGCCGACGAGGTGCGttcgttcaagaaggagCACGGGAAGACGGTGATCGACCATGTGACTTTGGAGCAGGCGTACGGTGGTATGCGCGGGATCAAGTCGATGGTGTGGGAGGGGTCCGTGCTGGACCCTGAGGAAGGGATCCGGTTCCGTGGGTTGACTATCCCTgaggtgaagaagaagttgcCGCTGAGTGCTGGCGGGGAGCCCCTACCAGAGGGTTTGTTCTGGCTGTTGCTCACTGGGGAGATCCCCAGCGAGGAGCAAGTGAGACAGTTATCTGCTGATCTTGCCGCGAGGTCCGAGTTGCCCGAGCATGTGTCTGCGACTCTGGACCAGTTGCCCCGGGATTTGCACCCAATGGCACAGTTTTCTATTGCGGTGACCGCGTTGGAGAGTGAATCCAAGTTTGCGAAGGCGTACGCTCGTGGGGTGAACAAATCAGAGTACTGGGATTACACTTTTGAGGACTCGTTGGACTTGCTCGGGAAACTGCCCCTTATTGCGTCCAAGATTTACAGGAACGTATTCAAAGATGGGAAGTtggggaaagtggactTGACGGCGGACTACGGTGCGAATCTATCCAGTCTGTTGGGGTTTGCCAACGAGGATTTTGTTGATTTGATGAGACTGTACTTGACGATCCATTCCGACCACGAAGGTGGTAACGTCTCCGCGCACACGACACACTTGGTAGGGTCGGCACTAAGTTCTCCGTACCTGTCGCTTGCGGCAGGTCTCAACGGTCTTGCAGGCCCCTTACATGGCCGTGCCAACCAGGAAGTGCTGGAGTGGCTGTTCAAGTTGAGGGACGCCGTTGGCGGGGACTACTCCCGCAGCACCATTGAGAAGTACCTATGGGACACTCTCAACAGCGGCCGCGTGATCCCCGGGTACGGCCACGCGGTCCTGAGAAAGACAGACCCCCGGTACACTGCGCAGCGTGAGTTTGCGCAGAGACACTTCCCGGACTACGAGCTGTTCAAGCTGGTCTCGACGATCTACGAGGTCGCGCCAGGGGTGCTCACGAAGCACGGCAAGACGAAAAACCCGTGGCCCAACGTGGACTCGCACTCGGGCGTGCTGCTGCAGTACTACGGCCTGACGGAGGCGTCCTTCTACACGGTCCTGTTCGGCGTGTCACGTGCGTTCGGCGTGCTGCCCCAGCTGATCACGGACCGTGCCGTCGGGATGTCCATCGAGCGGCCCAAGTCCTTCTCCACGGAGAAGTACCGCCAGCTGGTGGCCCTCTGCGAGAAGCGGTAG
- the YCP4 gene encoding flavodoxin-like fold family protein (similar to Saccharomyces cerevisiae YCP4 (YCR004C); ancestral locus Anc_1.421), with the protein MVRIAIITYSTYGHIDTLAKAVQAGIEEAGGAADVFRVAETLSDDVLEQMNAPPKPAEVPVADENTLKNYDAFVFGIPTSSGTCPRSGPRSGTRPARCGRRASSRARSPRSSSPRRPWAAGRSPPSRTSCRTLSTTGSRTCHWGTRTPSQSSPTSTRSTGVPWGPGRLAGADGSRSASDLEQRIARIQGKTFYQTAVKFFPSAGGSAEKRPAAKKPAEQTATKKTAAAPAAKRTAAKEEPKKDDAKKEDGGMLSCCTVM; encoded by the coding sequence ATGGTTAGAATCGCTATTATCACGTACTCGACGTACGGACACATCGACACGCTGGCTAAGGCAGTGCAGGCCGGGATCGAGGAGGCCGGGGGCGCTGCGGACGTGTTCCGCGTCGCGGAGACGCTTTCCGACGACGTGCTCGAGCAGATGAACGCGCCGCCCAAGCCCGCGGAGGTGCCCGTCGCCGACGAGAACACGCTCAAGAACTACGACGCGTTCGTGTTCGGGATCCCCACCAGTTCGGGAACCTGCCCGCGCAGTGGTCCGCGTTCTGGGACAAGACCGGCTCGCTGTGGGCGCAGGGCGAGCTCCAGGGCAAGGTCGCCGCGTTCTTCATCTCCACGTCGTCCCTGGGCGGCGGGCAGGAGTCCACCGTCAAGAACGTCATGTCGTACCTTGTCCACCACGGGATCACGTACGTGCCATTGGGGTACAAGAACTCCTTCGCAGAGCTCGCCAACATCGACGAGGTCCACGGGGGTCCCCTGGGGGCCGGGACGTCTCGCCGGTGCCGACGGGTCCAGGTCCGCTTCCGACCTGGAGCAGAGAATCGCCAGGATCCAGGGGAAGACTTTCTACCAGACCGCAGTGAAGTTCTTCCCGTCCGCGGGGGGCTCCGCGGAGAAGAGACCTGCCGCGAAGAAGCCTGCGGAACAGACCGCCACCAAGAAGACCGCCGCCGCTCCTGCTGCAAAGAGAACCGCCGCAAAGGAGGAACCGAAGAAGGACGACgccaagaaggaggatGGTGGTATGCTGTCCTGTTGTACTGTTATGTAA